One Bythopirellula goksoeyrii genomic window, CATTTCAGGATTTTGGCTTTGTGGGATGCTCCTAGCGGGGCATAATGTCGCGAGTTTCTTCGCTCCGTCCCAGGGGGGACATGCTCTGACAAAGTCGTTGGTCGTGGTCGGCAATCTGTACTGCGTTTACTTTGCTGTTGGAGGCGTTGTTCTACTCATCTCAACGCTGAGCAATGTCAGGGGGCGAGCGATGGCCACGGCTTTCGGGTTGGTGGTGGCTTCGTTTTTACTCAACTTCCTGATTCAATTCTGGCCAGAAATCGACTTCCTGGGCACACTGGGGATCCTGAGCTACTATCGCCCCGCTAATATTTTGGCCACCGGCGAAGTACCCGTCGGCGATATGCTGACGCTCCTTGCCATCGGATCGATTGCGTGGGTCGTGGGACTGATAGTCTTTCGTCGGCGAAACATTTGCACTCTCTGAGCGATATCTCACAGGCAATTCTGGTATTTTGTGCTGGTAACTTCGCTCTTCTGTTGGTAACTTTCTTTGTGGATTGTCCAGTATTTTGCTACTCCCATGTGAATGGCAATCAGGAATCTGATCAACCCTCTACAACTTGCTCTAATCAGGAGTTCTTGCCGTGGCCAGTGTTCGAACGCGACTCTCAATCATGATGTTTCTCCAGTTTTTTATCTGGGGGGCTTGGTATGTGACGGTCGGCAACTACATGACGGCCCATGGCATGTTTGATTATGTCTCTTGGGCTTATACCGTGGGGCCAATTGCCGCGATTATCTCACCGGTATTCTTGGGAATGATTGCCGATCGTTTCTTTGCTACGGAACGCGTTCTCGCCACCATGCACTTGATTGGTGCCTTGAGCATGTTCGCCGTTCCTATGGCGGCAGAAGCTGGACCAGGGTACATGATTGCCATGCTGATGATCCACATGTTGGCATACATGCCAACTCTGGGACTCACCAATACCCTCGCATTTCACAACATTGTCGATCAGGAGCGAGACTTCCCTTTGATACGCGTGTTCGGCACAATCGGGTGGATCGCGGCAAACTGGGTCGTGAGCAAATGGCTTCATGGCGACAAGGAGGCAGTTCAATTCTATGTGACCGGAATCGCCAGCATAGCATTGGCGGCTTTCAGCTTAACACTGCCCCACACTCCACCTCCGGCGGCAGGAAAGAAAGTAACTCTCGGCGAAATCTTCGGCGTCGACGCGTTGGCGCTACTCAAAGAATGGCCATTTATGGTGTTCATACTCGGTTCATTCCTTATCTGTATCCCCCTGGCAGCCTATTACGCTTTTGCACCCGTGTTTGTCGAGAAGATCGGATTTGAAGATGTGGCGTTCGCGATGTCCTTTGGGCAGATCTCAGAAATCGTGTTCATGTTGTCGATGCCATTGTTTTTCCGCCGGCTCGGGGTGAAATGGATGCTCTTGGTGGGAATGGCTGCGTGGGTTGCCCGCTACGGCCTGTTCGCAGCGGCAGATGATGGCAACATCAAGTGGATGGTCATGCTGGGAATCTTGCTCCATGGAATTTGCTACGATTTCTTCTTTGTGACAGGGTTCATTTACACCGACAAAAAATGCTCCAAAGAAATTCGTGGCCAGGCCCAGGGACTCTTGGTGCTGGTAACTCAGGGACTTGGCCTCGGCATCGGAGCGCAAGTCGTCGGGAGATTGGTTGCGAACTACACTACTGCCGGAGAACCCCCAGTCACCGATTGGGGAAGCTTCTGGATCGTCCCCGCCGCCATGGCTGGAGTCGTGATGCTGCTGTTCGCGTTCTTGTTTAACGATCGAGCGGTGGAGGAGAAAGTCGAGGCTGAGACAGCAGAATGAAGGTGAAGTTGCGCGAGGCTTACGCCTCCCGCTCGCCTTGGTTCGATTTGCGTGTTAGCAGCGAAACCAGAATCAATGTGGCAAAACCCAAAGGAATCGTCACGATCCCCGGTTGGCTAAATGGCACCAAGGCGTCTTCTGCTGGGAGGCCGTAGACCGCCGAGAAGGTGTCTGCGCTGAGCAATATCCACGCCAGCGAACTGGTCATGCCCACGACCACAGCAGCGATAATACCCTGCTTGGTGACGCCCTTCCAGAACAGCAGCATCACCAGCGAAGGCAAGTTGGCCGAGGCAGCAACGCTAAACGCCCAGCCAACCAGGTAGCTGACATTGAGCTTCTCGAATAGGATACCCAGCACGATGGCAATTACTCCGACAACGACTGAGGTGATCTTGGCGACCCGAACTTGCTCGTGATCGGTAAGCTTGATTCCAGTGAAACATCCAGCCAGATCGTGCGCCACTGCACCAGCAGATGCCAGAATTAGACCGCTTACGGTGCCCAACACTGTTGTGAAAGCGATGGCAGAAATAATGGCAAATAGCAACTCGCTCATGCTTTTTGCCAAGAGCGGGGCGGCCATGTTGCTGTTGGTCACGTCCATCGCGCCGCTCGTCATTGCTCCCAGACCCATATAGAGCGTCAACACATAAAAGAATCCAATACAACCGATGCCGACAATCGTGCTCTTGCGGGCTGCGGCTTCGTCCTTGACCGTGTAGTAGCGAATAAGGATATGTGGCAATGACGCTGTACCGCAAAAGAGCGCGAGCATCAGTGAGAGGAAGTTTAGCTTCTCAGAAAACTTATCTCCACGGATACCCTTGAATTTTGGATGTTCGCCGGGCCGCAAAACCTGGCTGCCGGGCGTGGGCTTGGGTAAATAGGTCGTGGTTACTGATCCATCCTCAGCAGTAGATTTCGCACTGGTCCACAGCACGACCTCACTTTGCTGCAGGGTGCTAAAGAACTCTAGGGGGCCTAGTGGACCCGTGCTGGCTTCACCGCCGGGTAAACGAACTACGGAGCCAACGGGCCGCAGTGTTGCCTCTCCGGGTCCAGTGCCAAACGGCAAACCGTTGACAATCTCTTTTCCATCGGGAGTGACCGTCACCGTCTGTGGCTCTGGTGTAGTGGGATCAACATCAAATCCTCGCTGAAGAATCATCACGGTGAGCACGGCACTAAAGATCACCAAAAGCGACCCTTTGAGGAACTGCACCCAAGTGGTCGAAACCATGCCCGCAGTGACAACGATGAAGATGACCACCGCGCCGACGATGACTACACCTGCCCAGTGGGGCAAACCCAGCAGCGGTTGCACTAGCACCCCGGCACCGACCATTTGCGGAATAAGATAGAACACGCTCACGGCCAACGTGCTTAGTCCCACCGCCAGCTTGATACCGGGTGAATCAAAACGCGAATTGAGTGCATCGGCAAAGGTAAATTTACCCAGTCGCTTCATCGGCTCGGCAACAACGAAGAGCGCTACGACCCAACCAGCCAGATATCCAATCGAATAGAGAAACCCATCGTAACCATGAAAGGCGATCATTCCGCAGATGCCTAAGAACGACGCAGCCGAGAGGTAATCCCCCGCGAAGGCCACGCCATTCACGAACCAAGGAATCTGCCCATGGGCAGCAAAATAGCCAGCTGAAGATTTGGCCCTACCGCCAAGATAGAAACTTAGCCCTAGTGTGATTCCGACGAACAGAAAGAAAATGGCGACCGCGAGAAACGAAGGCGTGTAAATCACTGCTCTTCCTCCGTTGGTCCACAGAGGGCGCCGTAGATGAGTGCCAGTACAAACGCAGCCATGATCAGGCCAAAACCATACCAAATGGCGACATTCACTCCCATAAAAGGAGTGGCGTCCATCGTGGCGGGCCAAAAGGTATTTAGAAGTACGAAGCCACCATAAAGCAACAGGTACAAAGAGAACAACGCCAGGCCAATCCGCGAATTTCGAGAGTTCATGGGCATGATTGAGGAGGATTACGTTGAGAAGCCAAAAAGGCTGGACACACAGTGCCCCCAAGATAGCCCAACTGCCGTTCCAATCAAAGAGCCCTCCAGTTGAATCAAACTGTCTGGACCAGATTCGTTCTTAGCCAAAATGATTTTAGCCACGGATGAAACACGGATTGTCACGGATTTGATTGAGGCTCCAATTCTTATCCGTGTTTGATCCGTGTCGATCCGTGGCTAAATATTCTTCCTGACGATCGAAAGCCTTACTCACCTGTCTTTGCAGGTCGTGGGCGACGTTTGGGGCGGCGAGGCTTACTGGAGTTAGCTTGTCCTCCAGATTTCTGCGTACCCGCTTTGGGCGACTTTGGACGCGTAGAACCGGACTGAGGTTTCTTGCCATAGAATTTTCTGCCGGAGGACCTTCTTGGCCGCGGCGAATCTCCTTTCGCTCCGGTATTGGACCTCTCCGGCAGGGCATATTCCGCGTGCGTAACCTCCACATCGATCGCACGGCGAGTAAGCCGCTCGATCTGACGTAGGCGGCCACGCTCTTCACCACCACAGAATGAAGTGGCAATTCCACTGGCACCTGCTCTGCCAGTCCGGCCAATACGATGAACGTAAACCTCCGGGACTTCAGGCAACTCGTAGTTGATAACGTGTGAGACTGAGTTGACATCAAGCCCTCGAGCCGCAATATCGGTGGCAACCAGTACAGGGGGACGATTCGATTTGAACTGCTCCAGAGTACGCGCCCTGGCATTCTGGCTTTTATTGCCATGAATTGCAGCAGCACGAATGCCGTCGCGCACAAGTTGTTTGACGATCTTGTCCGCCCCATGTTTGGTGCGAGCAAAAACCAACGTGCGTTCCCAGGCCGTATTTTGCAGATAATGCGTGAGCATTTGCGGTTTGTGATGCGTGTTGACGAAGAAGACGGATTGTTTGACCGTCTCAACCGGAGAAGAATTCGGAGACACTTGAAGATGCTTTGGATCATCAAGCCACTGCCCTGCCAGTCGCCGGATCGCATCAGGCATGGTTGCAGAAAACATCAAAGTTTGGCGATCATTGGGTACGGCGTCAACAATCCGCTTCAAATCAGGCAAGAAGCCCATGTCGAGCATTTGGTCGGCTTCGTCAAGTATCAGGATTTCCACCTGTTTCAGATCAACATGTCCCTGATTCATCAAATCCAACAGACGTCCAGGTGTGGCCACTACGATATCGACACCTTTCTGCAAGGCGCGAACCTGGGGATTCTGGTTCACTCCGCCGTAGATGGTGGTTGTGTGCAGCTGCGTGAATTTTCCGTACTTGGCAAAGCTCGCGGTGACTTGCACGGCCAGTTCACGCGTAGGTGCCAAAACCAACGAGCGGATCGGTCGCTTGCGGAGTTTTGTGCGTTTGTCACCGGCCAACGCATGGAGGGTTGGTAATGCAAACGCTGCCGTCTTGCCCGTACCAGTTTGGGCACAGCCCATGAGGTCGTGACCTTCAAGTACGATGGGAATCGCCTGGGCCTGGATGGGAGTAGCTGTCTCATAGCCTTCGCCACAAATCGCACGGAGCAAGTACTGAGACAAACCTAAATCTTCAAACTTCATCAAACAGTTCTCTCTTTCAGAGGATACAGTGCGAGCGCAAAGGCAGTACTCTGCCAGGGTGGGCGCTCGACTAGGTGGGTTGTTTTAAACGCCCAACATGCCGCGGACGTTGTAGGGGTTTAGCTCGACCAACGTTGCAGCGATTGCGCAGAGCATTCCTGTGCTAATCAGCTCAACTAGTGGGAGGCTCGCGATACAGATTTCCCATTCGAGAAAATACTGCAGGGGCCTCAGGAGCAAGAGAATCAGTCGCGGTCGGAGAGCAAGATACCAGGGCGGAAACTAAACGTTCGCCCAAGAGACCGCTACAGTCGATTTTGAATGATCCGGAGACGGACTAGCCGCCCCGGTCTCGCGCCTTCATAACTATCGGCAGCGTAAGTGTAGCAGAATGGGGTAGAGAGTCAATAGTTGCCCGGAGCTAGCGTTTGTTGGAGTATGAAGTACTGTGGCCGTTCAGACCTCATTTTCAAGGGTTGTTCTAGCTGTTATACGGCAAATAAAATGACAATTAATTACTAACTTCCCGACGTAATGTGAGCCTATTCCATTGGCGCTGACTCTTCCACAGACGAGTCACTCTCATGATCTTTGATCTCTACGATCCCTTCTTTTCGCTTACGGCGACGCTCACGCTTTTCCTCATTTTTCCGCTTTTTTTCCATTTCACGACGCATCTTTTCAAAGGTGTTTTGGTTTTTGGCCATTTACGATCCTGGGTTGAAGTTCGAATTGAGTAGGGGATTCAAGTCAGCAAATGACTTGGCGGATTCCCTGCCAATCACGAACTGATACGTCATATCAGTGCCCATTGTATCGGCCCCCTGGGGTTCTAGGAACCTTTGAATAGTAGAAACCCTTTTGCAGAGGTTGGGGATGGCTTGGCCAGGAATGCTTGCTTGGGAGGGGGAACACTGCACTGCCAGGACGTCATACTAGAAACAGAGGCCACTTAATTTCAGGTATTTTTGAAAGTCAGAGAAGGTTTATCGACTCTCAGGCCTCAAACACGCTACAATAGGAAGTGGTAAAAGGAAAGCAAAGGCGACGCAAGATGCTTTGCTGGGGGTTTGTCGACATAGTTAATTAGAATCATATCTAGTTACCAAATGTCGACTCTATTCACTAGCGTTCTTCTTAACTCGACCATTGGTTAGTTTGGCATCGTATTGCCAGTCCTGTTCCGATGGTTGGTCCATTGTTGGCTCAACTTGCTTTCCTCCTTACGCCGCTCCACAGTGGGGCGGCATTAGCTGGGCCGTACGTGTACTGCACGGTGCGTCGGCCGGGTTCTATTTCGTTCTGCGTGCAAGGAGTGATGCGAAGTGTCGCAAGGTACTATTAAGAAGTTGACTGAAAAGGGTTTTGGATTCATCGAGGGCGAGCGGGGAGATATCTTCTTCCACAGTTCTGCTGTCGAAGGTGAAGGCTATGAGAGCCTCCGCGAAGGACAAAAAGTAGAGTACACGGAAGGACAGGGCCCCAAGGGGGCACGTGCGGAAAACGTTAAGGTCTTGGCCTAAGACCCGCATGAAAGCTGCCAGAATCATTTCTGGCACAAGAAACTCTCGGTCGCCCGGTGGCTGAAAGCCACCGGGCGGCTTTATTTTAGCCGCGCCGGCTGGCAAGTCGCGTAGCGGTTTGCATGATGCTTTGGCAACGTGCGAAGAAAGTAGTGCGATCATGGAGAACAACACCAAACCCCTTCCTCTTAACACGACCACGCATGGTAAGACTTGCCCAATTTGCGGCAAGAACTCCTATTCACCTGCCGGCATACATCCCCAGTGTGCTATTCAGCAAGCCGACGCCCCACGTCAAAAGAAACTGGCCGACGAAAAACGTGCCAGAAAGCTCCGTGAGGAATCCAGCAAAGCTGTGACCGCTAAACGGTAGTCCGTTTTTGTAGCTGCGCTAGTCAGCACGTGAAATGAACCGCTCAGGCAAGCGGGGCATCGCTTCGTTCCACGACGGCACTTAGATAGAGCAAAGTCGAGCCGGTGTCTTTGGATAAATCCTGATGACGGAGCATGCCGAGTGCTTCGCGCATGACGTCTCGGCGGCTCACTTGTCCCACGAGTACACCATCTTCCAGCACGGGAAGCCGTCGATAATTCGTTAGCAAGAATACCTGAGCCATCGACAAGAGGTGGGTATCCGCTTCGATAGTCATTGCCTCGGTGTTCATGAACATCCGCACTTGGTTACTCGGCAGTTGTTCATAGGCTGCATCCAAGAGAACCTGCATGCTGCACTTTTCAGAAAAAACACCTAAATAGTTTCCGAATGGATCAACGACAGGCGCTCCGGAGATTCGCTTCTTGAGCAAGAGCTCTACAGCTTCAATAACATCCATGTCTGGGCTGAGTGTAACCAGCCTGGTAGTCATGCAATCGCGAGCGGTAATTTCACACATGGCTTGATGCTCCGCAGGGCCTTCATTATCGGCAACTAAGAACTAAGAAATAGAAAAACAGAAAAGTGTTGAACACCAACCAGCTTAACATCCGGATCATCTAGATTGCTAGTTGAAAAAGCAAGAAACGAGTTGTGAAAGATTTCACAACCTCCACTTCGTGAAACTTTTCACATTGTTGAATAGCTCGCCGAGTCGATATCGACTCCCATACCACAAGGGAGAGGATTCGTCGCGGTATGGAAGAATTACGACTCGGGGAGTCGTGCTTCTTTACAGTCCTGCGTTGAGCTCTTTGAGATCAGCCGGTAGGAAATGGCCATCTTTGCGGATCAGTTCGTCATCGAACCAGATATCCCCACCGCCATAATCTGCGCGTTGAATGAGCACTAGATCCCAGTGAATTCGACTATTGTTGCCGTTGTCGGCTTCTTCGTAGGCCTGCCCTGGAGTGAGGTGAAAGCTGCCGCCGATCTTTTCGTCGAACAGTGTATCGAGCATCGGTTCACGGACGCGATTGTTTGTCCCGAGCGACCACTCACCGCAGTAGCGGGCTCCTTCATCGGAATCGAGTATGGCATTGATGCGTTCGGTGTCGCTTGACTCGGCTCGAATGATCTTGCCGTCTTTGAACTCGAATTCGATGTCACTGAACACAGTCCCCTGATAGCGCGACTGAGTGTTGAAGCGGATTATGCCATTGATACTATCGCGGACCGGCGCGGTAAAGACTTCCCCATCAGGAATGTTGCGTTCGCCATTGCAGGGAATTACGGGGATATCCTTGATCGAGAATTCCAACGCCGTCCCCGGGGCAGTGATACGCACTCGATCAGCGGCCTGCATGCGGGCTACTAGCGGTTCTTGGGCTTTCCCCATCGCCTTGTAGTCGGCAGTACATACATCGAAGAAAAAATCCTCGAAGGCCGAGGTGCTCTTGTTGGCAGCCTGCGCGAAAGAATCCGTGGGATACCGCAAAACCACCCACTTTGTATCCGGCACTCGAACAGCCCCGTGAACTTGCTTCCACCAATGTTGCTGAAACAAGTCCATCCGATCATGGGGCACGTCGGCAAACTGGCTACTGTTGTACGCACCACGGATACCAACATAGGCCTGTACCGATTTCATGCGGGCACCCTCGAATTCAGCCGCAGCCTTCATGCTCGCTTCGGTCGCCGTGCGATAGAGGGACCGCAGAATGGCATTGTTCTTCCAACTGACCAGTGGTACCGCCCCGCGCTCGGCAGCACCCTCCACCAAGGCCGTAACCAAATTCGGCTCTGGCAAATCAAACGCCTCGATCAAGATGTGTTCTCCCGACTTCAGAGAACAACTATGATCGAGCAACAAATTGGCAAGCTTATCAATTCGTGAATCATGCATAGGAAGTGAGTGGCTAGTAGTTAGTGGCAGGGATCACACACACGCAAAAGGGCCGCGAGTCTACGGCCGCTGGTCTTCAGTCCCAAATATCATCCCTCTACATCACGTCTAGCACAAGGTAGAATAGTGATATCGACATTGATTCTTGACGATAAGGAATAAAGATGACTTCAGAAACACAACCCGGCGACGAACACGAAGCATCGTTTGCTGAGACTGCGCTTAAACTCGGCGGCAAGAGTTCCGACGAAGCCCGCCGCACGGGGGCGATCGACAAGGCCGACGACCAAGTCGAAGCCCTCTTTGCCCCGCAATATCAGACGGTGAACTCTCCCGCACACCGTGCCGTGTGGGATCGTGGAGTGCCGGTAGAGCTTTTTCAGAGTACTACTGTTACTCTAAGCGCCGACATCCAGCGGGTGATGGACGACTCGGTCACCCTAGTCCGGAAACATCGCTCTGCCAATACCTTGCTTGACGAACAGGGCAAGATTACCGAAGCCGTGATGCAGGAACTTGCTTCGGTCGGCTACTGGGGTCTTTTGGTCGACAAAGAATTCGGTGGCTCTGGAACTCCTTTTGCGGAGTTCGCGCCGTTTTTGACTCGCATGGCCATGGCCGATCCCACCATTGCCGGCCTGGCGTCGGTTCACGGATGCATCGGGGCAGTGGACCCCGTGCGCACATTTGGCACTGCAGAACAAAAACAGCGATTCTTGCCGGGACTGGCCGATGGATCGCGGCTCAGTGCGTTTGCTCTCACCGAGCCCTGTGCGGGAAGCGACCTCACTGCACTCCGAACTTGCGCGGTTCTTGATGGCGACGACTATGTCGTTAACGGTGAGAAGCTTTTTATCACCAATGTCGTTCCGGGACGCACCATCGGCTTGGTATGCTTGATCGAGAATCGCCCTGCCGTATTGATCGTTGATTTGCCGAAGACTGAAAACGAGCATTTCCAACTCCGTAAGTACGGCCTGTGGGCGCTCAAGCAGACTTATAACCGAGGAATTATTTTCAATGATTTCCATGTCCCTGCCGAGAATCTGCTTCAGCCGACTCGTGGCGACGGGCTTACGATTGCATATCACGGGTTAAACCTGGGAAGGGTAGCCCTTTGTGCCAATGCTGCGGGCACGATGCGGATTATGCTCGCGAGCATGATCCCTTGGGCTAATTTCCGCGTCACATACAGCGAACCCATTGCCCGGCGCGAACTTGTGCAGCGACGAATGGCCCAAATGGCAGGACTCATCACAGCCTGCGATGCCCTAGTGGCGTGGTGTGCTGGACTGATCGACCGGGGTTATCGTGGCGAGATGGAATGCATCATCGCCAAGATTTTCGGTAGCGAAGCCCAGAAACACGCAGCGATCGAACTGTTCATGAAAACTCATGGTGGCCGCTCGTTCCTCCATGGGCACCTGTTGGGTGACAATGTGCACGAATATCTTGCCCCATGTATCTACGAAGGTGAGGGAGAAATGCTTGGCATGGCCTTCTTCAAATCGCTTGTAAAACACCACGGGAAAACCTATTTCGAACCGGTTGGCAAAGCACTTGCTGCTGCGGGCATTAAGAAAATGAACCCGCTGAACCCGGCCCATATTTGGGCTCTCAAGAGCGTGGCGTTTCCCTATCTGAAATGGCTCGTCGCACGCCGCCTTTTGCCGACTGCCAAGAGTGAACTACCCACGATGCCCCCCGTCCTTGCTCGCCATGCGGAATTCGCCTGCAACGCATTGCAAGACATGGCACTAGAAATCTCCAACACGATGAGCAAATTTCAATTGTCGCTCGCCGACCGGCAATGCCGCATGGCTGAGCTCTCATTGCGTTGCCAGAGCCTAATCACGGTGCTTTGCACTGCTCTGTACGGAGCGCGCCAAAGTGACGAAATAGTTCGTGATGCGGCTAATGTATTCTGTCAGGAACAGATACAGCAATACACAGGTCGCCGCCCGTCGAATGCCTACTACCGCCAGGTGACTGAGTTGGGTGCAGCGATAGCCGATGGAAAATTCCAGAGCATCGCAGGACTTGATCCGGATGAGATCCTGATGAAGTATGAAAAGCAATAAGGCCGACTTTTGGCTCTATTGCTTCGCGACACTTGCCTTAAATGGCAGTGCCAAGACTGCCCCTGCGATGAAACCTCCGATATGTGCTCCGTAGGCGACCCCCGTCTGATCTCCTCCAAGCAATCCCAAACCACTGACTATTTGGAAAGCAAACCAGAATCCCACCGCAACAAAGCCAGGAACATCGGTCACAAAACGGATCAAGAGAACCAACACCTTTCGATGCGGATGCAACACTAGATACGCCCCCATCACTCCTGAGATCGCCCCTGAGGCACCGAGACAGGGGATCAATGCTGACGGGCCCGTCGCACTGACAAAGACATGCGCAAGAGAAGCCAAAACACCGCATAGCAGATAGAAGACCAGATAACGTACTTTGCCAAGATCATGCTCGATGTTGTCACCAAAGATCCACAGAAACCACATGTTGCCTGCCAGGTGGGCAATTCCTGCGTGCATGAACATCGCTGTAAACAACGTCAGGTAAACCGGAATCGGTGTTGAACGCAATCCGGGAATCGTGACTTCCTGCACCCCGATCGCCGTGTTCATGCGGACCTTTTTGTCTTCAGTCACCACATCATGCCCCGATACAATCTCCGCTGGCACCGTGGAATAGGAAAGCGTGAATTTGTCGTTCTTGCCCATCCCCTGAAACACGACAAAGACCACGACGTTGAGCACGATCAAGATGATGTTCACCAGGGGAAATGATGTACGATCGGCGTTGTCGTCGCTCAGAGGGAATACCATATAGGGCTCTTACTCATCTGGCAGAGATCGGAAATAATCAACTCAGGGAAACCGCATTATCAGATGGGCACAGCCTGAAATACAAGCCGTTTGTCTGACAACTTTCGCACCATGGCAGTTCATTCTACAGACTGATTCCTCGGTAGAATGATAAACTTTTCGGGTTGCTCTCTTTCTTCCGGCATTTGTAAATCCTACATGCCAACTACTTGACTTGCCGCAGCCCGCGAGCGCGCCTGGTCTTAGGGAGCGTGGTATATTTTCACATTCCCCCAATACCAGTAGCTTAGTCGCTTTCTGGCCGCCCCGTTCTCATGGAGGAGACGTTTGCACTTGTGAAAGGCCCGATACGCAACTCTCTGTTTTG contains:
- a CDS encoding rhomboid family intramembrane serine protease; its protein translation is MVFPLSDDNADRTSFPLVNIILIVLNVVVFVVFQGMGKNDKFTLSYSTVPAEIVSGHDVVTEDKKVRMNTAIGVQEVTIPGLRSTPIPVYLTLFTAMFMHAGIAHLAGNMWFLWIFGDNIEHDLGKVRYLVFYLLCGVLASLAHVFVSATGPSALIPCLGASGAISGVMGAYLVLHPHRKVLVLLIRFVTDVPGFVAVGFWFAFQIVSGLGLLGGDQTGVAYGAHIGGFIAGAVLALPFKASVAKQ